A single region of the Malus sylvestris chromosome 8, drMalSylv7.2, whole genome shotgun sequence genome encodes:
- the LOC126632804 gene encoding bifunctional nuclease 1-like: MACLQGPVICPTVRTKRSGFDALPVVGPLVKARLAFRGISGSITKAGFASRLRNARKCTRVHCTFSSSSDGNGSMAENFNENDEDYVNSSVLEAVEVKSGIDGFMIKMRDGRHMRCVHNNPQGGHLPDYAPHPAIVLKMEDGTGLLLPIIVLEMPSVLLMAAVRNVPIARPTMYQVVKEMIDKMGYEVRLVRVTKRVHEAYFAQLYLRKAGSETECVSFDLRPSDAINIAVRCKVPIQVNKYLAYSDGMKVIESGKFSTQGPASDGLLFTQLDRPNGQPCVETKEFNLVRNMLIAAVEERYRDAAQWRDKLLQLRARKNLA, from the exons ATGGCGTGTTTGCAAGGGCCGGTAATTTGCCCCACCGTTCGAACAAAGCGATCGGGGTTTGACGCTCTGCCTGTGGTAGGCCCTTTGGTGAAGGCTAGGCTTGCATTCCGAGGGATCAGCGGCAGTATCACGAAGGCGGGTTTTGCTTCCCGCCTTCGAAATGCTCGAAAATGCACGAGAGTGCATTGTACTTTCAGTTCTTCATCGGATGGGAACGGAAGCATGGCGGAGAATTTCAATGAAAATGACGAAGATTATGTCAACTCTAGCGTACTTGAAGCCG TTGAGGTGAAGAGTGGAATTGATGGATTCATGATCAAGATGCGGGATGGTAGGCACATGAGGTGTGTCCATAACAACCCTCAAGGGGGGCATCTCCCCGATTATGCTCCGCATCCGGCAATTGTATTGAAGATGGAGGATGGGACCGGTCTTCTTCTCCCAATAATTGTTT TGGAGATGCCTAGTGTGTTGCTCATGGCAGCAGTCCGCAATGTTCCTATT GCTCGGCCAACTATGTATCAAGTGGTGAAGGAGATGATTGACAAGATGGGTTATGAG GTCCGACTTGTCAGAGTCACCAAGAGAGTGCATGAGGCGTATTTTGCTCAGCTATACCTCAGAAAG GCAGGTAGTGAGACAGAGTGTGTCAGCTTCGACCTTCGACCTTCAGACGCCATCAACATTGCTGTACGGTGCAAG GTTCCCATACAGGTCAACAAGTACCTGGCATACAGTGATGGAATGAAAGTTATCGAATCTGGAAAGTTTTCCACTCAAGGCCCTGCTTCAGATGGATTATTATTTACTCAACTGGATCG GCCAAATGGTCAACCATGTGTTGAAACGAAGGAGTTTAATCTTGTGCGCAACATGCTTATTGCTGCAGTTGAGGAACGCTATAGAGATGCTG CTCAATGGAGGGACAAGCTCCTCCAACTTCGTGCTAGAAAGAACTTGGCATGA